One genomic segment of Natrialbaceae archaeon AArc-T1-2 includes these proteins:
- a CDS encoding metal-dependent hydrolase — MMLPTHALSGMALAAPVAVVSPEFAGVAFLAGLLGGVVPDLDMYAGHRKTLHYPVYYTIAAVVATLLAAVVPTTVTVAAAVFLAGAALHSVTDVFGSGLELRPWEGTSDRAVYDHARGQWIEPRRLIRYDGSPEDFLLSVGLAVPLLATLEGGFRTVILAALAVGFVYTAVRRTLPTIATVLLAYVPTALREYVPARYLADDGRAARVG, encoded by the coding sequence ATGATGCTTCCGACCCACGCACTCTCGGGAATGGCGCTCGCGGCACCGGTCGCCGTCGTTTCCCCCGAGTTCGCGGGCGTCGCCTTCCTCGCGGGACTTCTCGGCGGCGTCGTCCCCGATCTGGACATGTACGCGGGCCACCGGAAGACGCTTCACTACCCCGTCTACTACACGATCGCCGCCGTCGTAGCGACCCTCCTCGCAGCCGTCGTCCCGACGACGGTGACAGTCGCCGCGGCAGTGTTCCTGGCCGGGGCAGCGCTTCACTCCGTCACCGACGTCTTCGGGAGCGGCCTCGAGTTGCGACCGTGGGAGGGGACCTCCGATCGTGCAGTGTACGATCACGCTCGTGGCCAGTGGATCGAGCCGCGGCGGCTGATCCGATACGACGGCTCGCCCGAGGACTTCCTCCTGTCCGTGGGGCTTGCCGTCCCGCTGCTTGCTACCCTCGAGGGTGGATTCCGGACGGTCATCCTCGCAGCGCTTGCGGTCGGGTTCGTTTACACCGCCGTCCGTCGCACCCTCCCGACGATTGCGACGGTCCTCCTCGCTTACGTCCCGACGGCACTTCGCGAGTACGTGCCGGCGCGGTACCTCGCGGACGACGGCAGGGCTGCTCGAGTTGGGTAA
- a CDS encoding long-chain-fatty-acid--CoA ligase, translated as MEVPLLVTDFLDRARKYYGDEEAIVATTGERFTYEEFGDRADRVSAALAERGIEKGDRVAVLDPNTHYQLEAAYGIMQIGAVHTPLNYRLTPEDYVYLLNDADVKAIYADYEYAEKIEEVREEVPTETFITNDTDAVSGDWEDFDELLAETEPNYERPEMTEDEIITINYTSGTTGDPKGVMRTHRTESLHAQLVTIHHEITDDDVYLWTLPMFHVNGWGHIYAITGIGAKHVCTRGVDPEGVFEAINGEDVSFLCCAPTVLSMLGEHYENNDVSTEGENPMRVTAAGAAAPESVIEMVEEEFGWHFRQLYGATETGPLISTSATRRLIDEDSEERFALKKRQGIAPLGTQVEVVDEDGTEVPWDDDTIGEILVRGNQVMEGYWEKPDETDEAFSGRREDWFHTGDLATVNENGMVAIKDRDKDIIISGGENISSIELEDTLFDHEAVGDVAVIPSPSEEWGETPKAFVVPANGDPENPPVSEEELTKFTRDRLANYKVVRRVEFVEELPKTATGKIQKFELREEEWEDEEEMVGQG; from the coding sequence ATGGAGGTTCCACTGCTGGTAACCGACTTCCTTGACCGGGCACGCAAGTACTACGGGGATGAGGAGGCCATCGTCGCGACGACGGGTGAGCGGTTCACCTACGAGGAGTTCGGCGACCGTGCAGACCGCGTTTCGGCGGCACTGGCAGAGCGTGGCATCGAGAAAGGCGACCGCGTCGCCGTGCTCGATCCGAACACCCACTACCAGCTCGAGGCCGCCTACGGGATCATGCAGATCGGAGCGGTCCACACGCCGCTCAACTATCGGCTCACCCCCGAAGACTACGTCTACCTGCTCAACGACGCCGACGTCAAGGCGATTTACGCCGACTACGAGTACGCCGAGAAGATCGAGGAGGTCCGCGAGGAGGTTCCCACCGAGACGTTCATCACGAACGACACAGACGCCGTTTCCGGCGACTGGGAGGACTTCGACGAGCTTCTCGCGGAGACCGAGCCCAACTACGAGCGTCCAGAGATGACAGAGGACGAGATCATCACGATCAACTACACCTCCGGGACGACGGGCGATCCGAAAGGTGTCATGCGAACCCATCGCACCGAGTCGCTACACGCCCAGCTCGTGACGATCCACCACGAGATCACCGACGACGACGTCTACCTCTGGACGCTGCCGATGTTCCACGTCAACGGCTGGGGCCACATCTACGCCATCACCGGCATCGGAGCGAAACACGTCTGTACCCGCGGTGTCGACCCCGAGGGCGTCTTCGAGGCCATCAACGGGGAGGACGTCTCGTTCCTCTGTTGTGCCCCGACGGTGTTGAGCATGCTCGGCGAGCACTACGAGAACAACGACGTCTCGACTGAAGGCGAGAACCCGATGCGGGTCACCGCCGCCGGCGCAGCCGCCCCCGAGAGCGTCATCGAGATGGTCGAAGAAGAGTTCGGCTGGCACTTCCGTCAGCTCTACGGGGCGACTGAAACCGGGCCGCTCATCAGCACCTCCGCGACCCGCCGGCTGATCGACGAGGACAGCGAGGAACGCTTCGCGCTGAAAAAACGCCAGGGGATCGCCCCACTGGGGACCCAGGTCGAGGTCGTCGACGAGGACGGTACCGAAGTGCCCTGGGACGACGACACGATCGGCGAGATTCTCGTCCGTGGGAATCAGGTCATGGAGGGCTACTGGGAGAAACCCGACGAGACCGACGAGGCGTTCAGCGGCCGGCGTGAGGACTGGTTCCACACCGGCGACCTCGCGACCGTCAACGAGAACGGGATGGTCGCCATCAAAGACCGCGACAAGGACATCATCATCTCCGGCGGCGAGAACATCTCCTCGATCGAACTCGAGGACACCCTGTTCGATCACGAGGCCGTCGGCGACGTCGCCGTCATCCCCTCGCCAAGCGAGGAGTGGGGCGAGACGCCGAAGGCGTTCGTCGTCCCTGCAAACGGCGACCCCGAGAACCCACCCGTCTCCGAAGAGGAGTTGACGAAGTTCACCCGCGACCGGCTCGCGAACTACAAGGTCGTCCGCCGGGTCGAGTTCGTCGAGGAACTGCCGAAGACGGCCACCGGCAAGATCCAGAAGTTCGAACTCCGCGAAGAGGAGTGGGAAGACGAAGAGGAGATGGTCGGGCAGGGGTAG
- a CDS encoding DUF5305 domain-containing protein: MLNSPRLDLVIARNGRVLLVTFVLLGLVAAVAAGWVVATPSERTVTEEIGEEEFTSDVHTSAVVVGGDLWNESETLEDNAVYMVNATPELTIEQTTSVPDDGSTVVYDTEVRYEAVHDDDVFYTETAFQDRATATVEDGTAAAETTVNVSELADRRDELEEAIAGVGTVEVALEFYVHVESDDDAWYERSPDEPTMATELVLTDDAYWLAASPSTEETHTETAEITVEEQPNTALVGAIAMLAVFSIGAAGFVYSRSNVDAEEARLALHRQRYAEWISKGTIPMWIGDHQLELDSLEDVVDVAIDTNERVVYDDNRELYAVVNGDVVYYYSAEGSWEETTWPYPEIGRQKRVSDTDRADEPDPIASFDAADAFDETDVPDEELPDPDDDDAWEQL; the protein is encoded by the coding sequence ATGCTAAACAGTCCCCGCCTCGACCTCGTGATCGCACGGAACGGCCGCGTCCTGCTCGTCACGTTCGTGCTCCTCGGACTGGTCGCGGCCGTCGCAGCCGGCTGGGTCGTCGCGACGCCGTCGGAGCGGACGGTCACCGAGGAGATCGGCGAGGAGGAGTTCACGAGCGACGTCCACACGAGTGCAGTCGTCGTCGGCGGAGATCTCTGGAACGAGTCAGAGACGCTCGAGGACAACGCCGTTTACATGGTAAACGCCACCCCGGAGCTGACCATCGAGCAGACGACGAGCGTGCCGGACGACGGATCCACCGTCGTCTACGACACCGAGGTGCGGTACGAGGCGGTCCACGACGACGACGTGTTCTACACCGAAACGGCGTTTCAAGATCGGGCGACGGCGACCGTCGAGGATGGGACGGCGGCCGCGGAGACGACGGTGAACGTCTCCGAGCTCGCCGACCGCCGTGACGAACTCGAGGAGGCGATCGCGGGCGTGGGAACGGTCGAGGTCGCCCTCGAGTTCTACGTCCACGTCGAAAGCGACGACGACGCCTGGTACGAGCGAAGCCCGGACGAGCCGACGATGGCGACGGAGCTGGTTCTGACCGACGACGCCTACTGGCTCGCGGCGTCGCCGTCGACAGAAGAGACACACACCGAGACCGCCGAAATCACGGTCGAAGAGCAGCCCAACACCGCACTGGTCGGGGCGATCGCGATGCTTGCGGTGTTTTCGATCGGCGCTGCAGGGTTCGTCTACAGCCGGTCGAACGTCGACGCCGAGGAGGCACGGCTTGCCCTCCACCGACAGCGGTACGCGGAGTGGATCTCGAAGGGAACGATTCCGATGTGGATCGGAGACCACCAGCTCGAACTCGACTCGCTCGAGGACGTCGTCGACGTCGCGATCGACACGAACGAACGCGTCGTCTACGACGACAACCGGGAGCTGTACGCCGTCGTCAATGGCGACGTGGTGTACTACTACAGCGCGGAGGGATCCTGGGAGGAGACCACCTGGCCGTACCCGGAGATCGGCCGACAGAAACGAGTGAGTGACACCGACCGAGCGGACGAACCGGATCCGATCGCGTCGTTCGACGCCGCGGACGCGTTCGACGAGACCGACGTTCCCGACGAGGAGTTGCCCGATCCCGACGACGACGACGCCTGGGAACAGCTCTAA
- a CDS encoding signal peptidase I, which produces MSERSVLKQALGSLAVVVVLLLVLGQLLGQPILLGYVATGSMEPTMAAGDGFVAIPSVVAGEVEEGDVVVFDARELHDGGLTTHRVVDETDEGYVTAGDANPFTDQDGGEPPVTDGRIVAVALQVNGEVVTVPHLGTVVMGVHGVLEGGYDALASTLGLTTTLERDGLGSLLVGLGVALLGFGVLLDRFGPAKREARRSTSRENVLAVRVVLAVILVVFVTFGTAAMVLPSGVVEYGVVSTDDPTDDPQVLAPGETGTLIHTVDNAGLVPVVTVLEPASSGVEVEPERLTVGSRGDAEAAVTLHAPDEPGEYTRDVAEHRYLLVAPPSVLAALHGIHPLVAIAAVNGVVVGVVVGGVLVLFGSGELRLRSAGDHVPVVTRLRRKLRKWR; this is translated from the coding sequence ATGAGCGAGCGGTCGGTACTCAAGCAGGCGCTGGGGAGCCTCGCGGTCGTCGTCGTCCTCCTGCTGGTGCTCGGGCAGTTGCTCGGCCAGCCAATCTTGCTCGGCTACGTCGCCACGGGCAGCATGGAGCCGACGATGGCGGCCGGCGACGGCTTCGTCGCGATCCCGAGCGTCGTCGCCGGCGAGGTCGAGGAGGGTGACGTGGTCGTCTTCGATGCCCGGGAGCTACACGACGGGGGACTGACGACCCACCGGGTCGTCGACGAGACCGACGAGGGATACGTCACGGCCGGCGACGCCAATCCCTTCACCGACCAGGACGGCGGGGAGCCGCCCGTGACCGACGGCCGGATCGTCGCCGTCGCCCTGCAGGTAAACGGCGAGGTCGTGACGGTCCCCCATCTGGGGACGGTCGTCATGGGCGTCCACGGCGTCCTCGAGGGCGGCTACGATGCGCTCGCCTCGACGCTCGGGCTGACGACGACGCTCGAGCGCGACGGGCTCGGCTCGCTGCTTGTCGGACTCGGCGTCGCGTTGCTCGGCTTCGGGGTGTTGCTCGATCGGTTCGGGCCCGCGAAACGCGAGGCCAGGCGGTCGACGAGCCGCGAGAACGTCCTGGCGGTGCGGGTCGTTCTCGCGGTAATTCTCGTCGTCTTCGTCACGTTCGGGACCGCGGCGATGGTGCTTCCCTCGGGCGTCGTCGAATACGGCGTCGTGAGCACCGACGACCCGACCGACGATCCGCAGGTGCTCGCACCCGGCGAGACGGGGACGCTCATCCACACCGTGGACAACGCCGGCCTGGTGCCGGTCGTGACCGTCCTCGAGCCGGCGAGTTCCGGCGTCGAGGTCGAACCCGAGCGGCTGACGGTCGGGAGCCGCGGGGACGCCGAGGCGGCTGTCACCCTGCACGCGCCCGACGAACCGGGCGAGTACACGCGAGACGTCGCCGAACACCGCTACTTGCTCGTCGCACCGCCGTCGGTGCTCGCCGCCCTCCACGGGATCCACCCGCTGGTCGCGATCGCCGCGGTCAACGGCGTCGTCGTCGGGGTCGTCGTCGGCGGCGTGCTGGTGCTGTTCGGTTCCGGCGAGCTCCGACTTCGATCCGCAGGCGATCACGTCCCGGTTGTGACGCGGCTCCGTCGAAAACTTCGAAAGTGGCGATGA
- a CDS encoding CARDB domain-containing protein: protein MPSTKILLTAATICFLLALAVPTAAITVGEDPASDEVVLEPVDDDYVTLEDGELELAFGALNDDAETTFADVFTITVGEDADDLEEIWIDHDVDGVAFYADGSEVTNDSRLEPAPGDTVTVGVAVDTHVADAGTETFTVHVLSEDDEEPESDDGAGGGTRDGASAASIEATDLEVTPTDPLVGDDLEVTATYRNAGGESGTVVAELTVDGIVVDRESVTIAPREVETVTFERTLDEPGAVGLEVDGKAETVDVAEDGPALVLSDAAVDAAELEPGEPVVVEATYENEGDRAGEATAEFAVGGTVVDTQTLALEPDEETTVSFEWVLEEPGTYELAVDGTVAGTVTVSDDEEITVVDRELSTSTAAAVAPPLAAGLLFLAPIAKRHRAVWDPTWTDPKSE from the coding sequence ATGCCGTCTACCAAAATCCTGCTCACCGCCGCCACAATCTGCTTTCTCCTCGCGCTCGCAGTCCCGACCGCGGCGATCACGGTGGGTGAGGATCCGGCCAGCGACGAGGTCGTCCTCGAGCCCGTCGACGACGACTACGTCACCCTCGAGGACGGCGAACTCGAGCTCGCGTTCGGGGCGTTGAACGACGACGCCGAGACGACGTTCGCGGACGTGTTTACGATCACCGTCGGCGAGGACGCAGACGACCTCGAGGAAATCTGGATCGACCACGACGTCGACGGGGTGGCCTTCTACGCCGACGGCAGCGAGGTGACGAACGACTCGAGACTCGAGCCCGCCCCCGGCGACACCGTTACGGTCGGCGTCGCGGTCGACACACACGTCGCGGACGCGGGCACGGAGACGTTCACGGTGCACGTCCTGTCCGAGGACGACGAGGAGCCCGAGAGCGACGACGGTGCCGGAGGCGGAACCCGAGACGGGGCCTCCGCCGCGTCGATCGAGGCGACCGACCTCGAGGTGACGCCGACCGATCCGCTCGTCGGGGACGACCTCGAGGTGACGGCGACCTACCGAAACGCGGGCGGGGAGTCGGGGACGGTCGTCGCGGAGTTGACCGTCGACGGGATCGTCGTCGACCGCGAGTCGGTGACGATCGCACCGCGTGAGGTCGAGACGGTGACGTTCGAGCGGACGCTCGACGAGCCGGGTGCCGTTGGACTCGAGGTCGACGGGAAGGCCGAGACGGTCGACGTGGCCGAGGACGGACCCGCTCTCGTCCTCTCGGACGCCGCGGTCGACGCAGCCGAACTCGAGCCGGGCGAACCCGTCGTCGTGGAGGCGACCTACGAGAACGAGGGCGACCGGGCCGGCGAGGCGACGGCCGAGTTCGCGGTCGGCGGGACCGTCGTCGACACCCAGACGCTCGCCCTCGAGCCCGACGAGGAGACGACGGTGAGCTTCGAGTGGGTCCTCGAGGAGCCGGGCACGTACGAACTCGCGGTCGACGGCACGGTGGCGGGAACGGTGACGGTGAGCGACGACGAGGAGATCACCGTCGTCGACCGCGAGCTCTCGACGTCGACCGCGGCGGCCGTCGCCCCGCCGCTTGCGGCCGGGTTGTTGTTTCTGGCCCCGATTGCGAAACGCCACCGAGCGGTATGGGATCCGACCTGGACCGACCCGAAAAGCGAGTGA
- a CDS encoding DUF7344 domain-containing protein, whose amino-acid sequence MGTQGETRPGRGEIFDLLSNHRRRYAIHYCKREDEPVELGDLAEHVAAWELDKEIEELTSSERKRVYTALQQQHLPTLERANMIEFEDHTVELTDGAEQLEVYLDVVPEESIPWGLYYVGLSVLAGVVMGGLWLEVIPTGTIPELGWATLLIALFAGSAIVHVVQNRRMRLGEMEKPP is encoded by the coding sequence ATGGGGACACAGGGTGAGACACGTCCGGGACGCGGGGAGATCTTCGACCTGCTGAGTAACCACCGTCGCCGGTACGCGATCCACTACTGCAAACGCGAGGACGAGCCCGTCGAACTCGGGGACCTGGCCGAACACGTCGCCGCCTGGGAACTGGACAAGGAGATCGAGGAGCTGACCTCGAGCGAGCGAAAGCGCGTCTACACGGCCTTGCAACAGCAACACCTGCCCACGCTCGAGCGTGCGAACATGATCGAGTTCGAGGATCACACCGTCGAACTCACCGACGGGGCCGAACAACTCGAGGTCTATCTCGACGTCGTCCCCGAGGAGTCGATTCCCTGGGGGCTGTACTACGTCGGCCTCTCGGTGCTGGCTGGTGTGGTGATGGGTGGGCTCTGGCTCGAGGTCATCCCGACGGGGACGATTCCGGAACTGGGCTGGGCAACGCTGTTGATCGCGCTGTTTGCGGGATCGGCGATCGTCCACGTGGTTCAGAATCGACGGATGCGGCTGGGCGAGATGGAGAAACCACCGTAA
- a CDS encoding ribosome biogenesis/translation initiation ATPase RLI, with protein MAEDSIAVVDLERCQPDRCNYECKNYCPPNRTGKECITLRGEETDQGQPDQIQISEEICLGESCGICVEKCPFDAIEIINLPQELQDDPAHRYGENAFSLYGLPAPQEGKVTGILGPNGIGKTTAVRILAGELEPNLGRHEESPGWDEVLEAYRGTELQDYIADVRDGEVTVARKPQYVDQIPEQFDGNTRELLERTNERGALASLVSRLSIEPVMDHSIDDLSGGELQRVALAATLARDTDFYFLDEVTPYLDIGQRVTAARLIRELAEEEGKSMLVVEHDLAILDLLADTLHVAYGEPGAYGVVTTPKSVRNGINEYLSGYLENENMRIRPNPIEFEEHAPRTATHGDVLIEYPDLTKSYGEGEFSLEVEGGKINENEVLGIVGPNGIGKSTFAKLLTGNLEPDEGDADLDLEISYKPQYVTIDQHMRVDAFLSSITDQFGSSYWNTEIAQPLQLERIMEQTLSDLSGGERQRVAIAACLSDSADLYLLDEPSAHLDVEQRVQATSAIRRYAEQQDATVLVIDHDIYMIDLLADRLMVFDGEPAARGHAGTPQPMRDGMNEFLANLEVTFRRDERTSRPRINKPDSQLDREQKRDGEYYYAP; from the coding sequence ATGGCCGAGGACAGTATCGCCGTCGTCGACCTAGAGCGGTGTCAGCCCGACCGGTGTAACTACGAGTGCAAGAACTACTGCCCGCCGAATCGCACCGGTAAGGAGTGTATCACGCTCCGTGGCGAGGAGACGGACCAGGGCCAGCCCGACCAGATCCAGATCTCCGAGGAGATCTGTCTGGGCGAGAGCTGTGGCATCTGCGTCGAGAAGTGTCCGTTCGACGCGATCGAGATCATCAACCTGCCCCAGGAACTGCAGGACGACCCGGCCCACCGCTACGGCGAGAACGCCTTCTCGCTGTACGGCCTGCCGGCTCCACAGGAGGGGAAGGTGACCGGTATCCTCGGTCCCAACGGGATCGGGAAGACGACCGCCGTCCGCATCTTAGCCGGCGAACTCGAGCCGAATCTCGGTCGCCACGAGGAGTCGCCGGGCTGGGACGAGGTGCTCGAGGCCTATCGAGGCACCGAGTTGCAAGATTACATCGCGGACGTCCGCGACGGCGAGGTGACCGTCGCCCGCAAGCCCCAGTACGTCGACCAGATCCCCGAACAGTTCGACGGCAACACCCGGGAGCTGCTCGAGCGGACGAACGAACGCGGAGCGCTGGCGTCGCTGGTCTCCCGGCTCTCGATCGAGCCCGTCATGGACCACTCGATCGACGATCTCTCCGGCGGGGAGCTCCAGCGGGTCGCTCTCGCGGCGACGCTGGCTCGTGACACCGACTTCTACTTCTTGGACGAGGTTACCCCCTACCTCGACATCGGTCAGCGCGTGACCGCCGCCCGGCTCATCCGCGAACTCGCCGAGGAGGAAGGTAAGTCGATGCTCGTGGTCGAACACGACCTCGCGATCCTCGACTTACTCGCGGATACGCTTCACGTCGCCTACGGTGAGCCCGGGGCCTACGGTGTCGTAACGACGCCGAAATCGGTCCGCAACGGGATCAACGAGTATCTCTCGGGCTATCTGGAGAACGAGAACATGCGGATCCGTCCGAACCCGATCGAGTTCGAAGAACACGCACCCCGGACGGCGACCCACGGCGACGTCCTGATCGAGTACCCCGATCTCACCAAGAGCTACGGCGAGGGCGAGTTCAGCCTCGAGGTCGAGGGCGGCAAGATCAACGAGAACGAGGTGCTCGGCATCGTCGGGCCGAACGGGATCGGGAAGTCCACCTTCGCGAAGCTGCTGACCGGAAACCTCGAGCCCGACGAGGGCGACGCCGACCTCGACCTCGAGATTTCCTACAAGCCCCAGTACGTCACCATCGATCAGCATATGCGGGTCGACGCGTTCCTCTCCTCGATCACGGATCAGTTCGGTTCGTCGTACTGGAACACCGAGATCGCCCAGCCGCTGCAACTCGAGCGGATCATGGAACAGACCCTCTCGGATCTCTCCGGTGGGGAACGCCAGCGGGTCGCGATCGCCGCCTGTCTCTCCGACTCGGCGGATCTGTACCTGCTCGACGAGCCCTCTGCACACTTAGACGTCGAACAGCGCGTCCAGGCCACCAGTGCGATTCGCCGGTACGCCGAACAGCAAGACGCTACCGTGCTCGTGATCGATCACGACATCTACATGATCGACCTGCTCGCCGACCGGCTGATGGTCTTCGACGGCGAGCCGGCCGCTCGGGGTCACGCCGGGACGCCACAGCCGATGCGTGACGGGATGAACGAGTTCCTCGCGAACCTCGAGGTCACGTTCCGCCGGGACGAACGCACGTCCCGGCCGCGGATCAACAAACCCGACTCGCAACTGGATCGCGAACAGAAACGCGACGGCGAGTACTACTACGCGCCCTGA
- a CDS encoding class I SAM-dependent methyltransferase, with amino-acid sequence MSTTAPFETLTEEYDGWYEANAGAYRSEQAALERALPETFDHAAEIGVGTGRFAAPLSIPVGVDPAKTPLEFARDRGIESVRGVAEQLPIADDTLEVALVVATLCFVDDVDATLSEARRALADDGVCVIGTLDCSSPIGQVYEEHKDENPFYADAEFLAASEVCDALKAAGFELEGRWQTVFEEPATLEAPSLEDADVREGHGEGLFAVIKARPTP; translated from the coding sequence ATGTCGACCACCGCCCCATTCGAAACCCTCACCGAGGAGTACGACGGCTGGTACGAGGCAAACGCTGGCGCGTACCGCTCCGAACAGGCCGCCCTCGAGCGGGCGCTTCCCGAGACATTCGACCACGCCGCCGAGATCGGTGTCGGCACCGGCCGTTTCGCCGCTCCGCTCTCGATCCCCGTCGGGGTAGATCCCGCGAAGACGCCCCTCGAGTTCGCCCGCGACCGTGGCATCGAATCCGTTCGTGGCGTCGCAGAGCAGTTGCCGATCGCGGACGACACCCTCGAGGTTGCCCTCGTCGTCGCGACGCTGTGTTTCGTCGACGACGTCGACGCGACGCTGTCGGAAGCCCGTCGAGCGCTCGCCGACGACGGCGTGTGCGTGATCGGCACGCTGGATTGCTCGAGTCCGATCGGACAGGTCTACGAGGAGCACAAAGACGAGAATCCGTTCTACGCCGACGCCGAGTTCCTGGCCGCGAGCGAGGTGTGTGACGCCCTCAAGGCGGCCGGCTTCGAACTCGAGGGCCGCTGGCAGACGGTCTTCGAGGAACCGGCCACACTCGAGGCACCCTCCCTCGAGGACGCCGACGTTCGGGAGGGCCACGGCGAGGGGCTGTTCGCCGTGATCAAAGCGCGTCCGACGCCGTAA
- a CDS encoding archaemetzincin family Zn-dependent metalloprotease, protein MLVDIVPVGNVPAEVKRAASEGLRSVYDCEVTVNDSQSVPNGAYDAGRNQYCAENFIQLAERVGRGEKNIGITSHDLYYRRRNYVFGLAYLDGSGSVVSTYRLQTSSDGGFSNKSAASIFEDRVRKEIVHEIGHTRGLEHCDNQRCVMNFSPTVREVDIKEENLCGSCRRIVD, encoded by the coding sequence ATGCTCGTCGACATCGTGCCGGTCGGCAACGTCCCCGCGGAGGTCAAGCGAGCCGCCTCGGAGGGGCTGCGATCGGTCTACGATTGTGAGGTCACGGTCAACGACTCCCAGTCGGTTCCAAACGGTGCCTACGACGCCGGCCGGAACCAGTACTGCGCCGAGAACTTCATCCAGCTCGCAGAACGCGTCGGCCGCGGCGAGAAAAACATTGGGATCACCTCACACGATCTCTACTACCGTCGCCGGAACTACGTCTTCGGACTCGCATATCTGGACGGCAGCGGCAGCGTGGTCTCGACCTATCGGCTGCAGACCTCCTCGGACGGCGGCTTCTCGAACAAAAGCGCCGCGAGCATCTTCGAAGACCGCGTCCGCAAGGAGATCGTCCACGAGATCGGTCACACGCGGGGGCTCGAACACTGTGACAATCAACGTTGCGTGATGAACTTCTCTCCGACCGTCCGCGAGGTCGACATCAAAGAGGAGAACCTGTGTGGCAGCTGTCGGCGGATCGTCGACTGA
- a CDS encoding UPF0146 family protein, giving the protein MGRFRRTVEAIAEYLESYDRLVEVGVGNRPAVAAELVERGCVVTATDVHPRETSDGVTFVEDDVVEPEIDVYADADAIYALNLPPELHRPTLAVARRVDADCWFTTLGGDQPAVPVERRTIPGDTLYVARDGSDNATSTHGG; this is encoded by the coding sequence GTGGGGCGCTTCCGACGAACTGTCGAGGCAATCGCCGAGTATCTCGAGTCTTACGACCGGCTCGTCGAGGTCGGGGTCGGGAACAGGCCGGCCGTCGCAGCCGAACTCGTCGAGCGAGGCTGTGTCGTCACCGCGACGGACGTCCACCCGCGCGAGACGTCTGACGGCGTCACCTTCGTCGAGGACGACGTCGTCGAGCCCGAGATCGACGTCTACGCGGACGCGGACGCGATCTACGCGCTGAACCTGCCGCCGGAGCTTCACCGGCCGACGCTTGCGGTCGCCCGCCGGGTCGACGCCGACTGCTGGTTTACGACGCTTGGTGGCGACCAGCCGGCGGTTCCGGTCGAGCGACGGACGATTCCCGGGGATACGCTGTACGTCGCTCGAGACGGCTCCGATAACGCGACGTCGACACACGGCGGCTGA
- a CDS encoding TIGR01548 family HAD-type hydrolase has product MNADAVVLDVDGVLVDVADSYRRAILESVEYVYDRTIRRDDIQQFKDAGGFNNDWELTDAAALYVLATAEGYGASIDEFTDAIAAEGGGLEAAEAVVRAELDARTAQRVFERWDRDRLRDVFQQLYLGEELYRALEGGEPDLETRGFIHDEPVLLEADTRDRLTETYDVGVLTGRPEAEAEIALERVGLEIPLEHRFTMDDWEEGKPHPRALTTLAERFDADAVAFVGDTLDDVRTAVNASEADPARAYHGVGVLTGGLTGEEGRRKYDREGASAVLESVNDLPDALESRSR; this is encoded by the coding sequence ATGAACGCAGACGCCGTCGTCCTCGACGTAGACGGCGTGCTCGTGGACGTCGCCGACTCCTACCGGCGTGCGATCCTCGAGTCCGTCGAGTACGTCTACGACCGGACGATTCGCAGAGACGACATCCAGCAGTTCAAAGACGCGGGCGGATTCAACAACGACTGGGAACTCACCGACGCCGCTGCCCTGTACGTGCTGGCGACCGCCGAAGGATACGGGGCGTCTATCGATGAATTCACCGACGCCATCGCAGCCGAGGGCGGCGGGCTCGAGGCCGCCGAGGCCGTCGTCCGGGCGGAACTCGACGCACGCACAGCCCAGCGGGTCTTCGAGCGGTGGGATCGCGACCGCCTTCGGGACGTCTTCCAGCAGCTCTACCTGGGCGAAGAGCTCTATCGTGCCCTCGAGGGCGGCGAACCCGACCTCGAGACGCGGGGGTTCATCCACGACGAGCCGGTGCTTCTCGAGGCGGACACCCGCGATCGGCTGACCGAGACCTACGACGTCGGCGTGTTGACGGGCCGACCGGAAGCCGAGGCGGAGATCGCCCTCGAGCGAGTCGGACTCGAGATCCCGCTCGAGCATCGGTTCACGATGGACGACTGGGAGGAAGGGAAACCTCACCCTCGTGCGCTGACGACGCTTGCCGAGCGGTTCGACGCCGACGCCGTCGCCTTCGTCGGCGACACCTTAGACGACGTTCGGACGGCGGTCAACGCGAGCGAGGCCGACCCGGCGCGGGCGTACCACGGCGTCGGCGTACTGACCGGCGGGTTGACCGGCGAGGAGGGTCGTCGCAAGTACGACCGCGAGGGTGCAAGCGCCGTCCTCGAGTCGGTCAACGACCTGCCGGACGCGCTCGAGTCCCGGTCCCGGTGA